In Actinoplanes octamycinicus, the genomic window ATCTCCGTGGCCCGGTGAGGCGGCGCACCGATTTTGATCTCCGGAACCACCCACGGGCATTGAAGGGTCCGGAGATCGCTCTGGACGCGCAGCGGCCAGATCTCCGGGCCCGCCCCGCGCGGGAGCATGCGATCCGCACCCCAGCGGACGCGCGTCGATGAAGAATGTGATCTCGATCCGGCCGGAGAATCAATCCACCCGGAGCGCGGCCAGCGATTCTTCCAGTTCGTCCGGCTTGATCAGGACATCTCGCGCCTTGGATCCCTCGGAAGGCCCGACGATCCCGCGCGTCTCCATCAGGTCCATCAGGCGGCCGGCCTTGGCGAAGCCCACCCGCAGCTTGCGCTGCAGCATCGACGTCGAGCCGAACTGGCTGGTCACCACCAGCTCGATGGCCTGGATCAGCAGCTGGAGATCGTCGCCGATCTCCTCGTCGATCTCCTTCTTCTTGCTCGGCGGCGCGTCGGTGACGCCCTCCTGGAACTCCGGCTCGCGCTGGTCCTTGCAGAACTTGACGACCGCCGCGATCTCCTTCTCGTCCACCCAGGCGCCCTGGATGCGCGTCGGTTTCGAGGCGCCCATCGGGAGGAAGAGGCCGTCACCGCGGCCGAGCAGTTTCTCCGCGCCGGGCTGGTCCAGGATGACCCGGGAGTCGGCCAGCGACGAGGTGGCGAAGGCCAGGCGGGACGGCACGTTCGCCTTGATCAGGCCGGTGACCACGTCGACCGACGGGCGCTGGGTGGCGAGGACCAGGTGGATGCCGGCCGCCCGGGCCAGCTGGGTGATCCGGACGACCGAGTCCTCCACGTCGCGCGGCGCCACCATCATCAGGTCGGCCAGCTCGTCGATGATCACCAGCAGGTAGGGGTACGGCTTCATCACCCGCTCGCTGCCCGGCGGGGCGACGATCTCGCCGCTGCGGACCTTGCGGTTGAAGTCGTCGATGTGCCGGACCCCGTTGGCCGCCAGGTCGTCGTAGCGCATGTCCATCTCGCGGACCACCCACTCCAGGGCGTCCGCGGCCTTCTTCGGGTTGGTGATGATCGGGGTGACGAGGTGCGGGATCCCCTCGTACGCCGTCATCTCCACCCGTTTCGGGTCGACCAGCATCAGCCGCACCTGCTCCGGCGTGGCCCGGGTGAGCAGGCTCACCAGCAGCGAGTTGAGGCAGCTGGACTTGCCGGCGCCGGTCGCGCCGGCGATCAGGATGTGCGGCATCTTCGCGAGGTTCGCCACGACGAAGCCGCCCTCGATGTCCTTGCCGAGCGCGACGACCATCGGGTGGTGATCGTGCGCGGCGACCGGCGACCGGAGCACGTCGCCGAGCGCCACGTTCTCCGGGTCGGTGTTCGGGATCTCCACGCCGACCGCCGACTTGCCCGGGATCGGCGAGAGGATCCGGACATCGGGAGACTTCACCGCGTACGCGATGTTGCGCGACAGCTGGGTGATCCGCTCGACCTTGGTGCCCGGGCCGATCTCCACTTCGTACCGCGTGACGGTCGGGCCACGGGTGAAGCCGGTGACCATCGCGTCCACGTTGAACTGCTCGAACACGCCGGTGAGCGCGGCCATGATCTCGTCGTTGGCGCGACTGCGGGCCTTGGCCGGGGCGCCCGTGGCGAGGAGCTTGGACGGCGCCGGCTTGTAGTCGCCGCTCTCCACCGAGGAGATGTCCAGCTGCTCGGCGCGCATCGGCGGCTCGGAGTGCTCCGGCGGCGCCGGCTTCTTCCGGGTGGCCGGCACCTTCGGCAGGGCCACCGTGTCGTGCAGGATCAGGTCTTCCTCGGGCTCATCCAGCCCGTCCGGCTCCTCCGGCGGCAGCGGGACCGGGGACGGCCGGCGGCGGCGCGGCTTGACCGGCGCGGCCACCACCGCCTCGTCGGCCTCGTCCGCCTCGTGCGGCGGGAGGACCGGGGCCGCCTGGTGCGACCGGCCCAGCACCAGGTCGCCGAGCAGCGCGAACCGCTCCGGGATCTTCGCGATCGGGGTCGCGGTGATCACCAGCAGACCGAAGATGAAGAGCAGGATCAGCAACGGTACGGCCACCCAGGCGCTCACCGCCCGCTCCAGCACCGAGCCGACGCCGTAACCGAGCAGGCCGCCGTCGCCGGTCAGCGCGACGTCCGGGGTCGGGTCGTCGGAGAGGTAGAGCAGGCTGCTGATCGCGATGATGACCGCCGACCAGCCGACCGGGTTACGGCCCCGGTGCTCCGGGTCGACCGGCTCGCGCATCAGCCGCACCGCGCCGTAGAAGAACAGCAGCGGCAGGAACACGCCGAGCCCGCCGAAGAACAGGTGGATCGCGTCGGCCAGGCGCTGCCCGAGCGGTCCCGCGCTGTGCGCCCAGACGGCCACCGCGGTCAGGATCGAGAAGCCCAGCATGAGCAGCCCGGCGCCGTCGCGGCGGTGCTCCGGGCCGATGTTGCGCGCGTTGCGCCCGGCGCCCCGGGCCACCCAGCCGACGCTGTGCGCCAGCCCCATCCACAGCGCGCCGACGCCCCGGGCCACACCGGGCCCGATCGCGGGCGGCGGCTTCCGCGCCGCTGGACGCTTGCGGGCGGCCGGTTTGGCGGCCGCCTTCTTGACCGGCCGGGCCGGTTGCCGGGCACGCGAGGTCGCGGCGCCGCGCGACGTGGACGCGGCACGGCCCCGGCTCGCCGGAGGAGTTCGGCCCGCCATGGATGACACCGTATCCGTCCGCGGCCAGCGCATCGAGAAGGCGCACCGTGACCCATCCTCGCTTTTCACCTTCGGCCAGGGCCTAAGCTCACCGAGTGCAACCACTCGACAGCGAGATGATCAAGGCGGCGCTGGACGCCCGCGGGTTCGCGTACTTCGTCGACGAGGACGGGGACATCGCCGGGAACTTCCAGGGGAACCTGATCTACTTCTTCCGGCTCGGCGAGAAGCGGGAGATGCTCCAGATCCGGGCGATGATGCAGCACGTCTTCACCGTCGAGGACGTGCCGCGACTCTACGAGTTCTGCAACACGTGGAACCGCGACCAGCTCTGGCCGAAGGCGTACGTGCAGGTCACCGACGACGGCGCGGCGGTCGTGATCGGCGAGGTGTCGACCGACTGGGAGCGCGGCGTGACCCCGGAACAGCTCGACCAGGTGCTGCTCTGCGGGATCGCGACCGGGTGCCGGCTGGGCGAGGCGCTGGGCGAGCTGAAGAACTGACCGACAGAAAAGGACCGGGGCCGCTGTCCGGCCCCGGTCCCTTTTTCCGTACGCGGTTACTGCACGTTGAAGCCAAGCGAGTAGGCGCCGCTGCCGGAGGTGGCCACCACCACGTACCGGAAGGTGCCGGAGCGCTGCTCGACGCTGAGCGTCTTGGCCCCGTCGCCGGTGGCCTGCGCCACGGTGCGGAAGCCGTTCCGGGTCAGCCGCTGCAGCACCAGGTCGAAGTCGGCGCCGTCGGGCGACTGCAGGCAGGCGGTGTGGGTGCCGGCCCGGGCCCGGAAGGTGCCGCCGTTCGGCTGGGCCTGCGCCTTGCCGGTCTGGCTGATCGAGCCGTCGCGCTGCACCGGCAGGTCGCCGCAGGCGGCCGCCGGGGCCGTCGCCTCGCCGGCGGGGGCGGACTCGGTCGGCGCGGCGCCACCGGTGTCACCTCCGCCGCTGGTCACCAGCGTCAGGTCGTTCGCCGCCAGGATCTCGTTGACCGGCTGGAAGAACGTCTCGCCGCCGACCGTGCAGTCGCCGGAGCCACCCGAGGTGACACCCTGCGCCTGGTCGCCGGAGAGCCACGGGCCGCCCGAGTCGCCGCCCTCGGCGCAGACGTCGGTGCGGGTCAGGCCGGTCACCGCGCCCTCCGGGTAGCGGACCGTCTGGTTCTTGGCCAGGATGGTGCCGCAGAACGTGCCGGTGGTGGAGCCGGAGCGGCAGACCGCGGCGCCGACCGGGGCCTCGGTGTTGCCGGCCACCGGCAGCTCGTTGCCCTTGAAGTCGTTGACCACCGGGCGCGGCGTCCAGTCGCCGTTCACCTCGACGAAGCCCATGTCGGCGTTGCCCGGGAAGACCGAGGCCTTCACCTCGCCCTGCGCCTGGTTGTTGAAGCCGCTGGTCTGCGTGCCGGCCGCACCGCAGTGGCCGGCCGTGACAAAGCCGCCCTCCACCGAGAAGCCGATCGAGCAGCGGGCGGTGCCCCCGTCCACCGCGATGAAGTACGGATCCGCGCCGCGCACGTCGAACAGCGGCTTCGGCTGCTGCTTGCTCACCTTCACGGTGACCGCGTCGGCGGGGACGCCGGCCTTGCGGGCGAACGCCACCGGGTCCGTCTTGGCGCCCGGCTGCGCGACAATGACCAGCTTGTTGGTCGGGGCGTCGACGTACCAGCCGGTCAGACCGCTGGCCGCTGTCACCCGGCGGTCCAGCTTGCTCTTCGCCTCGTCCAGCTCCGACTCGCTGCGCTTGACCAGCACCGGCACCGCCCCGGCCGCCTTGACCTCGGCAGCCGCGCCGGAATCGGTCACCGCGACCTTCAGGGTGGTGCCGTCCTTGGCGAGCCACGCGCCAGCGTAGCTGTCGCCGGTGGCCGCGGCCAGGGTCGCGGTGACCCCGCCGGCCCACTTCGAGCGGGCCAGCCGGGTCGTCGCCTGCTCCGCGTCGAGGCCCAGGTCACGCTTCATCGCCGCGAGCAACTGCGGGGACACACCCCCGCCTCGGCCCGCTTTCGTCGTGCCGCTGTCGCCGGTCGGCGTGGTGCCGGCCAGCGACGGCAGGGTGAAGGCGACCGCTGCCGCGGTCGCCGCCACCACCGCCGCAGCAACGGCGATCGATCTGCGCTGCATCTGGAGTACTCCCTCCGCCACGGGTGCCGTGGGGGCGGCACCGTGTCAGGGAGTACGCAGTCTGACCGAAAACGGTTGAGTCGTTAAGGCAGCCTTAAACCTCGACCACGGTCGGAACGATCATCGGACGGCGCCGGTACGCGTCGTTCACCCAGCGGCCGACGGTCCGGCGGACCACCTGTTGCAGCTGGTGGGTGTCGGTGATGCCGTCCTCGGCGGACCGGTGCAGGGCCGCGGTGAGCAACGGGATGACCGGATTGAACGCGTCCGGGTCCTCGGAGAAGCCCTTCGCCGAGATGCTCGGCTCGCCGACCACCTTGCCGGTCACCGAGTCGATCACCACGGTGGCCGCGATGAACCCGCCGTCGCCCAGGATCCGCCGCTCGGTCAGCAGCGACTCGCTGACGTCGCCGACCGCCAGGCCGTCGACATAGACGTACCGGCTGCGGACCCGGCCGACCACCCGGGCGTGGCCCTCGACCAGGTCGACCACGTCGCCGTCCTCGCAGAGCACCACCCGGTCCGGCGCGACGCCGGTCTCGATGCCGAGCTGGGCGTGGGCGCGCAGGTGCCGCCACTCGCCGTGCACCGGCATCAGGTTGCTGGGGCGGGTCACATTCAGCAGGTAGCGCAGCTCGCCGGCCGGGGCGTGGCCGGACACGTGCACCTTCGCCGTCTCCTTGTGGATCACCGTGGCGCCGGCCCGGGACAGCTGGTTGATCACCCGGTAGACCGAGGTCTCGTTGCCCGGCACCAGCGAACTGGCCAGCACGACGGTGTCACCTGGCGCGATGGTGATGTGCCGGTGGTCGCCGGTGGACATCCGGCCCAGCGCGCTCATCGGCTCGCCCTGCGAACCGGTGGACATGAAGACGATCTCGTCGGGCGGCAGGTGGGTGGCCTCGTCCAGGCCGACCAGCAGGCCGTCCGGGATGCGCAGCAGACCCAGGTCCCGGGCGATGCCCATGTTGCGGACCATGGACCGGCCGATCAGCGCGACCTTCCGCTCGTATTCCCAGGCGGCGTCCATCACCTGCTGCACGCGGTGCACGTGGGAGGCGAAGCTGGCCACGATGATCCGGCCCTTCGCCTTGCCGAAGATCGAGCTGAGCACCGGGCCGATGTCCCGCTCCGGCGCCACGAAACCGGGCACCTCGGCGTTCGTCGAGTCGGAGAGCAGCAGGTCGATGCCCTCGGCGCCGAGCCGGGCGAAACCGGCCAGGTCGGTGATCCGGCCGTCCAGCGGGACCTGGTCCATCTTGAAGTCGCCGGTGTGCAGCACCAGCCCGGCCGGGGTGCGCACGGCGACCGCCAGCGCGTCCGGGATCGAGTGGTTCACCGCGAAGAACTCGCACTCGAACGGGCCGAGCCGCTCGATGCCGCCCTCCCGGACGGTCAGCGTGTACGGGTCCAGGCGGCGCTCGGCCAGTTTCGCCTCGACCAGCGCCAGGGTGAACTCCGAGCCGACCAGCGGGATGTCCGCCTTGTGGGCGAGCAGATAGGGCACCGCGCCGATGTGGTCCTCGTGACCGTGGGTCAGCACGATCGCCTGGATGTCCTCGAGCCGGTCCAGGATCGGCGCGAAGTCCGGCAGGATCAGGTCGACGCCGGGCTGCTCGACGTCGGGGAAGAGCACCCCGCAGTCGATCACCAGCAGCTTGCCGTCGAACTCGAGAACCGTCATGTTGCGGCCGATGGCGCCGAGCCCGCCGAGCGGGACGACGCGCAGGGCGCCCTCCGGCAGCGGGGGCGGCGGACCCAGCTCCACGTGAGCGTTAGTCATTCGCCTCTTCCTGTCAGAGCACGATGCCGGCTGCGGCGGCGTCCTGGCGCAATTGGGTGAGCTCCTCGTCGCTCGCGTCGACCAGCGGGGACCGGACCGGGCCCGCGGGCAGGCCGGCCGCCGTCAACCCGGCTTTCACCAGGATCGTCCCCGGAGACCGGAAGATGCCGGTGAACAGCGGCAGAGCCTGGCGGTGCAGACGCAGCGCGCCGGCCGTGTCGCCGGCCTCGTAGGCCTCGATCATGCCTTTCGCCAGCGCGCCGGTGAAGTGCGAGGAGGTGCCGACCAGGCCGACGCCACCGATCGACAGCAGCGGCAGGGTGGCCGCGTCGTCGCCGGAGTAGAACGCCAGATCGGTCCGGCTCAGCACCCACGAGCTGGCGATCAGGTCGCCCTTGGCGTCCTTGACCGCGACGATCCGCTCGTGCTCGGCCAGCCGGACCAGGGTCTCGGTCGCGATCGCGGTGCCGGCCCGGTGCGGGATGTCATAAGCCATGATCGGCAGCCCGGAGGCGTCCGCCACGGCCAGGAAGTGCCGCAGCACGCCGGCCTGCGGGGGCTTGTTGTAATACGGCGTCACGACCAGCAGACCGTGCGCGCCGGCTTTCTCCGCGGCGTGCGCCAGCTCGATGGTGTGCGCGGTGTTGTTGGTGCCGACCCCGGCGACCACCTTGGCCCGGTCACCGACCGCCTCCACCACGGCGCGCAGGAGCGTCTCCTTCTCCGCGTCGGTCGTGGTCGGGGACTCGCCGGTGGTGCCGCTGATCACCAGAGCGTCGTTGCGCTGCTCGTCGACGAGGTGGACGGCCAGGCGGGCCGCACCCTCGATGTCCAGGGCGCCGTCCCGGGTGAACGGGGTCACCATGGCGGTAAGCAGCCGGCCGAAGGGCCGCGGGTCGTGCGTCATACCTGACAACCTATCGGACGGCCCGGTCACACGTAGAAAGCGGTGAACGGGGCCCAGGGGAGGTTACGCAGGATGCTCCAGACGGCCCAGACCGCCATGAATGTGATCATGACGGCCGAACTGATCGAGAGCTGCCGGATCCGCCAGCGGAACACCTTGCGACCGGCCCAGGCGACATACATGTACAGCAGGAAGGGCACGGCGAAAACGAAAACCGCGTGGTGCCGGGCGGCCGCGGGCAGGTCGCCGTGCAACAGGTACCACGCGGCGCGGGTGCCACCGCAGCCCGGGCAGACGAAACCGGTCACATATTTCAGCAGACAGGTGGGCTCGGCGCCGGCCTCCGCCTGGACCGGGTCGGTGACCAGCGTGTAACCCACCGCGCCGCCCATGCAGGCCAGCACGGCGAGCGGGGCCAGCCAGACCGGGGAACGGGTGGCCAGCCGGTCGAAGAACCGGGTCAGCCGGTCCGGATGGGCGACCGGATAGTGCCGGTAGGCCGGCCAGTCGGGCGGCACCGGCGGGCCCTGCAGCGGCTGGTCCGCCAGCCAGGGCGGGAGGGCGTCGCCGACTGCGGTGCTCATGGGCGCCACGGTACACCTCAGAGGCTTTTCAGAGCCGCCGTGAGCGGGCCGGCGAAATCACCCGCGACCGGGGCGGCGATCGTCTCCAGGCCCAGCCAGCCGGCCAGCCGGCGCAGCTCGGCGGCGAGCGCCTGAGCGGTCTCGTCCTGGTCGGCGGACGGCTCCAGCCAGGCGGCCGGCACCTCCAGCACACCGGTCTGCCGGTTGGCCTTGAGGTCGAGCCGGGCGGCGAACCGGTCACCGAGCAGGAACGGCAGCACGTAATAGCCGTAGAGCCGCTGCGGCCGGGGCACGTAGATCTCGATCCGGTACGTCATGTCGAACAGCCGCTCGGTGCGCTCGCGCTGCCAGATCAGCGGGTCGAACGGGCTGATCAGGGTGGCCACGTCGACCCGGCGCGGCAGCTTGGCCTCGTGATGCAGGTAAGCCACCGGCCGCCACCCCGGGACGGCCACCGGGCGCAGCACGCCCGCCTCGACCAGCTCGGCGATCGCCGTGCGGCACTCCTTGGTGGGCAGCCGGAAATAGTCACGCAGCTCGGGCTCGGCGGCCACACCCAGCGCCCGCGCGGAGAGCTCGACCAGCGACCGGAAGGCGTCCTCCGGCGCCGGGGTGGGCGCGTCGAGCACCGCGGCCGGCAGCACCCGCTCGGTCAGGTCATAGCGCCGGGCGAACGAGGTGGTCCGCTCGGCGGCGGTCACCTGGCCGGTGTAGAACAGCCACTCCAGCGCCTGCTTGACGACCGACCAGTTCCACCCCCAGTGGTCCTTGCGGCGGGGCACGTCGTGCTCGATCTCGGCGGCGGTGATCGGACCCCGGCCGCGGACCTCGTCGAGCACCCAGGCCACCAGGTCGGGCTGCTCGGCGGCGACCCGGCGCATGCCGCCCCAGGCATACTGCTGCGCCCGGGCCATCCGCCAGCGGAACAGCGGCTGCAGGTCGACCCGGATCAGCGAGGCCTCGTGGCCCCAGAACTCGAACAGCTCGCGGGGCCGGCGGTAGGCCGCGCGCTCCAGCAGACCGGCCGGATAGGGGCCGAGCCGGCTGTAGAGCGGCATGAAGTGGGCGCGCTGCAACACATTCACCGAGTCCATCTGGATCAGGTGCAGGCGGCGCAGCACCCGGCGCAGGTGGCGCAGGTCGGTGGCTCCGCCCGGCTTGGGGTCGGTGAAGCCCTGCGCGGCCAGGGTGACCCGGCGGGCCTGGGCGACGGAGAGCGTCTCGGGACTGGTCATCGATGAGCAGACTAGGACAGGGGTATGACAAAGTTGCCGGGATGGGGACGGTGATCCGGGCGCTGACGCCGGACGATGTCGACGAGGTCGCCGCCGTCCACGTGCGCAGCACCCGGGCGAGCCAGGCCGGGATCCTGCCGGCCGAGCACCTCGCCGCCCTGGACCCGGCGGTCTTCGCGGCGCGGCGCCGCAGCGTGCGGGCCGAGCCGGGCCGGCAGACCCTGGTCGCCGAGCGGGAGGGCCGGATCGCCGGGTTCGCCAGTTTCGGCCCGGACCGGGAAGAACCGGCCCTCGGCGAGCTCTACGCGATCTACGTCGACCCGGCGCACTGGGGAGGCGACGCGGGCTGGCTGCTGTTCGCGGCGGTGCGGGACGCCCTGCGTGACCGGGGCTTCCCGGAGATGCGCCTGTGGGTGCTGGCCGGCAACGAGCGGGCGCGGCACTTCTACGAACGGGCCGGGATGACCACCGACGGGATGCCGGTGACACACCGGGCGGGCGCCGGGATCGACGTGCCGAAACTGCGCTACCGGCGTCCTCTGTAGGCTGCCGCCATGGCTCTCGGCTTCGTCCGTCCCGCGCGTCCCGAGGACGCCCCGGAGATCGCTCGCATCCAGCTGGTCACCTGGCGCAGCGCGTACCGGCGCATGTTCCCGGCGCACGTGCTGGCCCAGCTCGACGAGCAGATGCTGGCCACCGGCTGGACCGAGGCGATCACCGCGCCGCCGTCCGCCCGGCACCGGGTGCTGATCGCCGTCGAGCAGGCCGAGACAGCCGAGCACGTGGTCGGCTTCGCGGCCGCCGGGCCGGCCGACGAGCAGGCCCTGGCGCCGGAGGAGCCGCCGCTGCCGCCCTCCGTCGCGGCGGTCACCGACCTGCTGGTCGAGCCGCGCTGGGGCCGCCGCGGGCACGGCAGCCGGCTGCTGGCGGCGGCCGTCGACCTGTGGCGCGAGGACGGCTTCGGGGCGGCGGTGGCCTGGGTCTACGACTCGGACACGGTGATGCGCAAGTTCCTGGAGTCGGCCGGGTGGGAGCCGGACGGGGCCGGGCGCGCCCTCGACGTCGAGGACCTGCTGGTCCCCCAGCTCCGCCTGCACGTCGATCTGTCCCAGTAAGCGCACTGCGGTCACGCCGCGTCCTCGGGCCCGGCCCGCTCACAGGCCGGCCCGCTTACAGGCCGGCCCGCTTACAGGCCGGCCCGTTACCGGCCGGCCCGCTTACAGCCAGCTCCGCTCGCACAGGGCGGCCTGTTTATAGCCTGTCCCAGTCACAGCCGGGCGCCGGTCATAGGCGTGCCTCGGGCACAGGCGCACTCTGCTCACAGGTCGGTCCCGCTCATAGGCTGCGCCTCTGGCGGCTCGGCCCGCTCACAGCCCGCCCCGCTCACAGCCCGCCCCGCTCACAGCCCGCCCCGCTCACAGCCCGCCCTCCCAGGGGGACCATCCCTGGACAAGCGTGGCGGATTTTCAGGGGCGCCGCCGGGCGGCCTGTGGAAAACCCGGGAATGTGGACGGGTTGCGCTTCGGTGAGACGGCGGCGCTTCACTGGGGCCGCGGAGCCTCGCTAGGACGGCGGCGCTTCGCTAGGACTGCGGAGCGCCGGTGAGACGCGGCGCTTCGCTGGGACAACGGCGCTGAGCTTGGACTGTGGAATCCCGGTGAGACAGCGGCGCCTCACTGGGACAACGGCCCCTCGCTGGAACTGCGAAGCCCCGGTGAGACAGCCGCGCTCCCCCGGGACAACGGCGCATCGCTCGGACTGCGCAGCCCCGGTGAGACAGCCGCGCTTCACTGGGACGACGGCGCTTCGCTCGGACTGCGAAGCCCCGGTGAGACAGCCGCGCTTCGCTGGGACAACGGCGCTTCGCTCGGACTGCGGGGCCTCGCTGGGACAGCTGGCTTCGTGGGACGGCGGGGTTCCGGTGACCAGCCGCGGACAGTGAAGAGGGCGGCGATCGCTTTGGACGCGCAGCGGCCAGATCGCCGCCCTCGGCCCGCGCTACTTAAAGAGAATTTGGTGTACGACCGCGGCCCGGCCAGGCTTGGTCGAGGTGATCGGTAGGGTGCTCAGGCCCGCGCTGCCCACTCATATGGCGGGGTGTGGCTCTCTCCCGGCTTGGACCCTGCCGGTCACCGTGGCGCGGAGTGGCTGAAGAGGGGTTTGCCCAGCTGTAAGTAGCGTTGCCCTCCCGCTGGTGTGGTTCTGCCGCGACGACGGGAAGGTCAACGGGTACATGGGTCAGCTGATCATTGGAGTCGATCCGCACAAGCGGTCCGCGACGATCGAGATCATCAACGAGCGTGAACAGGTGCTGGCCCGTGGCAGGTACGGCACCGACACCGGTGGCTACCAGCAGATGCTCGCCGCCGGCCGCCGTCACGCCGGCCGGGTGTGGGCGGTCGAGGGCTGTAACGGCATCGGCCGGCACCTGGCCCAGCGGCTGGTCGCCGACGGCGAAACCGTGCTGGACGTCCCGGCGAAACTCGCCGCGAAAGCCCGCAACTTTGACACCGGGCACGGCCGTAAAACCGACGGTCACGACGCGCACCACATCGCGGTGACCGCCCTGCGCACCCCGGGCCTGCGCCGCGTTCACGCCGACGGCGCCACCGTCGCGCTGCGGCTGCTGGCCGACCGCCGCGACCAGCTCGGCGCCACCCGCACCGAGACCATCAACCGGCTGCACCAGCTACTGCTCGAACTGATCCCCGGCGGCGCGAAGAAGAACCTGACCACCGACCAGGCCCGCACCCTGCTCGAACGCGTCAGCGTCCCGGCCGGCGACATCGTCACCGCCACCCGCTATCAGCTGGCCGGCGACCTGGCCGACGAGCTCACCACCCTGGACACCAAGATCAAAGCAGCCAACCGGCAGCTGAAGACCGTGCTGGCCGCCACCGGCACCCAGCTGACCAGCCTCAACGGCATCGGCCCCTCCGGCGCCGCCCGCCTGCTCGGCGACATCGGCGACATCAGCCGCTTCCCGACCCGCGGGCACTTCGCCACCTGGAACGGCACCGCCCCCATCGACGTGTCCTCCGGCGACAACCATCATCACCGGCTCAACCGGGCCGGGAACCGGCGCATCAACCGGGTCCTGCACATCATGGCCATCACCCAGCTCCGCTTCGACACCCCCGGCCGCGCCTACTACCAGCGCAAACGCGCCGAAGGCA contains:
- a CDS encoding GNAT family N-acetyltransferase produces the protein MGTVIRALTPDDVDEVAAVHVRSTRASQAGILPAEHLAALDPAVFAARRRSVRAEPGRQTLVAEREGRIAGFASFGPDREEPALGELYAIYVDPAHWGGDAGWLLFAAVRDALRDRGFPEMRLWVLAGNERARHFYERAGMTTDGMPVTHRAGAGIDVPKLRYRRPL
- a CDS encoding YbjN domain-containing protein → MIKAALDARGFAYFVDEDGDIAGNFQGNLIYFFRLGEKREMLQIRAMMQHVFTVEDVPRLYEFCNTWNRDQLWPKAYVQVTDDGAAVVIGEVSTDWERGVTPEQLDQVLLCGIATGCRLGEALGELKN
- a CDS encoding S1 family peptidase, whose amino-acid sequence is MQRRSIAVAAAVVAATAAAVAFTLPSLAGTTPTGDSGTTKAGRGGGVSPQLLAAMKRDLGLDAEQATTRLARSKWAGGVTATLAAATGDSYAGAWLAKDGTTLKVAVTDSGAAAEVKAAGAVPVLVKRSESELDEAKSKLDRRVTAASGLTGWYVDAPTNKLVIVAQPGAKTDPVAFARKAGVPADAVTVKVSKQQPKPLFDVRGADPYFIAVDGGTARCSIGFSVEGGFVTAGHCGAAGTQTSGFNNQAQGEVKASVFPGNADMGFVEVNGDWTPRPVVNDFKGNELPVAGNTEAPVGAAVCRSGSTTGTFCGTILAKNQTVRYPEGAVTGLTRTDVCAEGGDSGGPWLSGDQAQGVTSGGSGDCTVGGETFFQPVNEILAANDLTLVTSGGGDTGGAAPTESAPAGEATAPAAACGDLPVQRDGSISQTGKAQAQPNGGTFRARAGTHTACLQSPDGADFDLVLQRLTRNGFRTVAQATGDGAKTLSVEQRSGTFRYVVVATSGSGAYSLGFNVQ
- a CDS encoding ribonuclease J, whose protein sequence is MTNAHVELGPPPPLPEGALRVVPLGGLGAIGRNMTVLEFDGKLLVIDCGVLFPDVEQPGVDLILPDFAPILDRLEDIQAIVLTHGHEDHIGAVPYLLAHKADIPLVGSEFTLALVEAKLAERRLDPYTLTVREGGIERLGPFECEFFAVNHSIPDALAVAVRTPAGLVLHTGDFKMDQVPLDGRITDLAGFARLGAEGIDLLLSDSTNAEVPGFVAPERDIGPVLSSIFGKAKGRIIVASFASHVHRVQQVMDAAWEYERKVALIGRSMVRNMGIARDLGLLRIPDGLLVGLDEATHLPPDEIVFMSTGSQGEPMSALGRMSTGDHRHITIAPGDTVVLASSLVPGNETSVYRVINQLSRAGATVIHKETAKVHVSGHAPAGELRYLLNVTRPSNLMPVHGEWRHLRAHAQLGIETGVAPDRVVLCEDGDVVDLVEGHARVVGRVRSRYVYVDGLAVGDVSESLLTERRILGDGGFIAATVVIDSVTGKVVGEPSISAKGFSEDPDAFNPVIPLLTAALHRSAEDGITDTHQLQQVVRRTVGRWVNDAYRRRPMIVPTVVEV
- a CDS encoding DUF2752 domain-containing protein, producing the protein MSTAVGDALPPWLADQPLQGPPVPPDWPAYRHYPVAHPDRLTRFFDRLATRSPVWLAPLAVLACMGGAVGYTLVTDPVQAEAGAEPTCLLKYVTGFVCPGCGGTRAAWYLLHGDLPAAARHHAVFVFAVPFLLYMYVAWAGRKVFRWRIRQLSISSAVMITFMAVWAVWSILRNLPWAPFTAFYV
- a CDS encoding winged helix-turn-helix domain-containing protein, which translates into the protein MTSPETLSVAQARRVTLAAQGFTDPKPGGATDLRHLRRVLRRLHLIQMDSVNVLQRAHFMPLYSRLGPYPAGLLERAAYRRPRELFEFWGHEASLIRVDLQPLFRWRMARAQQYAWGGMRRVAAEQPDLVAWVLDEVRGRGPITAAEIEHDVPRRKDHWGWNWSVVKQALEWLFYTGQVTAAERTTSFARRYDLTERVLPAAVLDAPTPAPEDAFRSLVELSARALGVAAEPELRDYFRLPTKECRTAIAELVEAGVLRPVAVPGWRPVAYLHHEAKLPRRVDVATLISPFDPLIWQRERTERLFDMTYRIEIYVPRPQRLYGYYVLPFLLGDRFAARLDLKANRQTGVLEVPAAWLEPSADQDETAQALAAELRRLAGWLGLETIAAPVAGDFAGPLTAALKSL
- the dapA gene encoding 4-hydroxy-tetrahydrodipicolinate synthase, whose protein sequence is MTHDPRPFGRLLTAMVTPFTRDGALDIEGAARLAVHLVDEQRNDALVISGTTGESPTTTDAEKETLLRAVVEAVGDRAKVVAGVGTNNTAHTIELAHAAEKAGAHGLLVVTPYYNKPPQAGVLRHFLAVADASGLPIMAYDIPHRAGTAIATETLVRLAEHERIVAVKDAKGDLIASSWVLSRTDLAFYSGDDAATLPLLSIGGVGLVGTSSHFTGALAKGMIEAYEAGDTAGALRLHRQALPLFTGIFRSPGTILVKAGLTAAGLPAGPVRSPLVDASDEELTQLRQDAAAAGIVL
- a CDS encoding FtsK/SpoIIIE family DNA translocase; protein product: MAGRTPPASRGRAASTSRGAATSRARQPARPVKKAAAKPAARKRPAARKPPPAIGPGVARGVGALWMGLAHSVGWVARGAGRNARNIGPEHRRDGAGLLMLGFSILTAVAVWAHSAGPLGQRLADAIHLFFGGLGVFLPLLFFYGAVRLMREPVDPEHRGRNPVGWSAVIIAISSLLYLSDDPTPDVALTGDGGLLGYGVGSVLERAVSAWVAVPLLILLFIFGLLVITATPIAKIPERFALLGDLVLGRSHQAAPVLPPHEADEADEAVVAAPVKPRRRRPSPVPLPPEEPDGLDEPEEDLILHDTVALPKVPATRKKPAPPEHSEPPMRAEQLDISSVESGDYKPAPSKLLATGAPAKARSRANDEIMAALTGVFEQFNVDAMVTGFTRGPTVTRYEVEIGPGTKVERITQLSRNIAYAVKSPDVRILSPIPGKSAVGVEIPNTDPENVALGDVLRSPVAAHDHHPMVVALGKDIEGGFVVANLAKMPHILIAGATGAGKSSCLNSLLVSLLTRATPEQVRLMLVDPKRVEMTAYEGIPHLVTPIITNPKKAADALEWVVREMDMRYDDLAANGVRHIDDFNRKVRSGEIVAPPGSERVMKPYPYLLVIIDELADLMMVAPRDVEDSVVRITQLARAAGIHLVLATQRPSVDVVTGLIKANVPSRLAFATSSLADSRVILDQPGAEKLLGRGDGLFLPMGASKPTRIQGAWVDEKEIAAVVKFCKDQREPEFQEGVTDAPPSKKKEIDEEIGDDLQLLIQAIELVVTSQFGSTSMLQRKLRVGFAKAGRLMDLMETRGIVGPSEGSKARDVLIKPDELEESLAALRVD